The proteins below come from a single Cervus elaphus chromosome 4, mCerEla1.1, whole genome shotgun sequence genomic window:
- the LOC122692484 gene encoding cationic amino acid transporter 3-like: MLGQYLRQFGQKLARRKPQEFREEPESPETHPLNTLGLVWIGLDNMLGAGIYILIGGVAKFVAGPAIILSLLVAGVTTVLSGLCYVELAARVKQPITGYFVSYVTMGQLYAFITGWNLLLYLIVATACIARAWSSTFDSLIGNHISEALGGTFSLQMPYFLASFPDFLALGLVLLLTGLLALRVYESTLISKVFAGLNILVLSFIIISGFIKGDLHNWKLTEQDYILAAAGAGDASSLGLLGSGGFVPFGFDGILQGAATCFYAFVGFAHIVRAGEKASNPQWSIPLAVVISFFICFLVCFGVSAALTLMVPYYPIQLKSPLPQAFVYVGWEPAKYVVAVGTLCILSYSLLSIMFIMAQLTYAMAEDGLLFRGLAWIPAPTDARTDARTNTRTIIVRTVAPTGTPIMAVLVPGALAAVMALLFDFTDLVDLMSLRSLLAYSLVTFSVLVLRYQPAQNGSKKEKTAEEIEMKPEVEGGPLESEPEAGISGILKSLWFPPSTIPTQRSGQIVYGCASLLVLLLIILSLILYWWSSQVFSGDPVLTTVAVLLLLLITGVTVIIWRQPQDPFPLMFRVSALPAVFLVSTFVNVYLMIQMTTQTWVQFGIWTAIGFAIYFGYGIRHSLEENNGT, translated from the exons ATGCTGGGTCAGTATCTACGCCAGTTTGGTCAGAAGTTGGCTCGCAGGAAGCCACAGGAGTTCAGGGAGGAACCTGAGAGTCCCGAGACCCATCCTCTGAACACCCTGGGCCTGGTGTGGATAGGTTTGGACAACATGTTGGGAGCTGGCATATACATCCTGATTGGAGGAGTGGCCAAATTCGTAGCTGGACCAGCAATCATCCTTTCCTTATTGGTGGCCGGCGTGACTACTGTGTTGTCTGGGCTCTGCTATGTCGAGTTGGCAGCCAGAGTAAAACAACCTATTACTGGGTATTTCGTGAGCTATGTCACGATGGGACAACTGTACGCCTTCATCACTGGCTGGAACCTCTTACTGTATTTAATTGTTG CCACTGCCTGTATAGCCCGGGCCTGGAGCTCCACCTTTGACAGCCTGATTGGGAACCACATCTCTGAGGCATTAGGGGGAACTTTCTCTCTGCAGATGCCCTACTTCCTGGCCTCATTTCCAGACTTTCTTGCCCTGGGCCTGGTGCTGCTGCTCACAG GACTACTGGCTCTGAGAGTTTATGAGTCAACCCTGATTAGCAAAGTGTTCGCAGGCTTGAACATTTTGGTTCTCAGCTTCATCATCATCTCTGGCTTCATTAAGGGAGACCTGCACAACTGGAAGCTCACAGAACAGGACTACATATTGGCTGCAGCTGGAGCTGGTGATGCCTCTAG CTTGGGCCTTCTGGGTTCTGGAGGGTTTGTGCCTTTTGGctttgatggaattctccagggagcaGCTACATGTTTCTACGCATTTGTTGGTTTTGCTCACATTGTCAGAGCAG GGGAAAAAGCCAGCAACCCTCAGTGGTCCATCCCTTTGGCTGTCGTGATCTCCTTCTTCATCTGCTTTTTAGTGTGTTTTGGTGTCTCGGCGGCCCTCACCCTCATGGTGCCCTACTACCCGATTCAGCTCAAGAGCCCCTTGCCGCAGGCCTTCGTCTATGTTGGGTGGGAGCCTGCCAAATACGTCGTGGCTGTTGGCACCCTCTGCATTCTTTCCTACAG cctTCTGAGTATCATGTTTATCATGGCTCAGTTGACCTATGCAATGGCAGAGGACGGGCTCCTTTTCCGGGGACTTGCCTGGATCCCTGCCCCCACCGATGCCCGCACTGATGCCCGCACCAATACCCGCACCATCATTGTCCGCACCGTTGCTCCCACAGGAACCCCCATCATGGCCGTCTTGGTTCCTGGAGCTCTTGCAG CGGTCATGGCGTTACTCTTCGACTTCACTGACCTGGTGGACCTGATGTCCCTTCGGTCCCTGCTGGCTTACTCCCTGGTGACATTTTCTGTCCTTGTCCTCAG GTATCAACCAGCCCAGAATGGAAGCAAGAAGGAGAAAACAGCGGAGGAAATTGAGATGAAGCCTGAAGTTGAAGGAGGTCCTTTGGAATCTGAACCTGAAGCAGGAATCTCAGGCATTCTGAAGAGTCTATGGTTCCCTCCCAGCACCATCCCCACCCAGAGATCCGGCCAGATTGTCTATGGATGTGCCTCCCTGCTTG TTCTCCTGCTGATAATCCTGAGCCTGATCCTGTACTGGTGGTCCAGCCAGGTGTTCTCTGGAGACCCCGTGCTCACAACAGTGGctgtgctgctgctgttgctcatCACTGGGGTCACGGTCATCATCTGGAGGCAGCCTCAGGACCCCTTTCCTCTTATGTTCAGG GTCTCTGCTTTGCCTGCCGTCTTCCTGGTGAGCACCTTTGTGAATGTTTACTTGATGATACAGATGACCactcagacctgggttcaatttggCATCTGGACTGCGATTG GATTTGCCATATACTTTGGATATGGGATCCGACACAGCCTGGAGGAGAACAATGGGACATAG